AGATTGGTCTATCAGGACTAAACAAATTATATTCTTTAGATTATTGTTTCAGATGTATTGCTGTGTAAGCAGcatttcaatgttttacttCATTCTCTTGGGCAGTTATAtaacaatgcatcatatttcataGGCTGATcatatgttttaatgtaaaagttAAATCTGCAAAATAGATGGAAGATAACTGTAgcttagaaaaaagaaatgtaatgttgTAAAGTATAAttttaaagtagaataaaatggaaatattaaagtACAACAACCTAAAATGTTAATTCTACTCTCTCCGCTGGGGAAAAAACAGTTCCGACACTTGAGGGAGACTTTTATTAAGTAAATTTCCTACaaacccaaaaaaaataatattaagaGAAACATCTGAATGACTTAAACCGTTATCATAAATCACACCTGTGCatatgtgtttgcatttgtagatgtgtatatgtgtttgtttgtccattCGTTTGCTCAGAAAAGCTCCAGTCCCCTGATTCACGAGGCCACCTCTGAGATGTGGTGAATGTTGGACAGAGTGAGCTGTGCCTCCCGGGCTGGGTAGAAACGTCTTGAGCGAAGCCACAGCCTCCCAAACACCCCTGTGATCAGCAGCAGGATGACGAGCAGCCCCCCAAGGACAAAAGTCTCCACAGGGGGGACTCCGCCTGCATCTACAGAAAAAAGGACACAGGTGGAACCACACTTTGCATACCAATGGATTTCACCATCTGGAATCCCTAAGCTTTGAAGATTTGAAAGCCGAAGCAAATCCCAAGCTTTTCAAATACATCCAACTTAAAGGAATTGTGAGAACGTACTCAGATTGGGCTTTTCTCTATCGTTTAGTAGTCGTCTGATTGGTCCGTAAGACACTGTATGGGACAGTGGGACGTCTCGCCGCGTCCTCGTTAATGTATCTTCAACAGAGCAGTTCTGAAAGGAACATGAAAAGAAccaagttaaagttaaaagatGCACTGTATATTTAAAATCAGGGCAGCTCAACCGGTATATCATGTAGCTGAAAAACAATTCTAGCCTGATGGGTCTATATTAAGGACATAAGCTGCACATATCACAGGCTACTTGTCTGAACCGGCCTCTAAATCCCAGCGTGAGGAATGGATGTTGCATGAGCTCACTCACAGGCTGGCACAGCCCTGGGGCGTTGTGGCAGATCTGGACGTTGCAGTGGAGGAAGACGTTGGTGTAAGAGCTGCCGACAAACTTAAACATTTGTATCCTGAACATGGCCTCTGGACCCTGGCCGTTCTTCAACACACTCAGTGTCTGTTCATTCGACAGCACAGGGCAGCTATAGGGAGGGAAGGCAAAGAAGTCAGGGAGGCCTGGTGGGACTGAGATTTAAATCTAGAAGGAAATGCCGCACTTTACAACAGAGGGATTTCAATTTGATGAATTCCACagctaaaaaaatataaatctaGTATTATGTAAGTGTGTcaacacagtgtttttgtttaagtgttttcttttccctctttcattgTGAGATTGTCGTGAATTTCATTGCTCTGCTGCAGTTGCTAACAGTACCAAATACTGCCTGGTTGTCAAGGACGTGCACAGCTGTTGAACTCAAACGCATGTGGCCTCTCAGACAGGAGTCACATGACCAGGCTCTGAGAGTTGTTGTCTGGCCAGCTCTCTCGGCAACAAATTCTCTTATTTCCAATTTCAACAGCCCTCAAGTAAGAGGACTTAGAGCTGTTTGCCAATGTGGTGAAATAACGCAGCCACTGTGCACAAGCTATAAGCAGATTTCAACACATTCTCAGGTTTAAGCTTTGCCAATACATATTTTGATTAAGAcatatgttgttttctttccctgttGGTTCATattacacacagaaaacagatcTTTGATCCATGGCAGACCTGTCTCTGATGAaggtgtactgtatgttgctgTATGGATCACTGGTCGGTGTAGCCCAGCACCTTTCGATACGCAGCATCAGATTTGCTGGTATCTTTGGGACAAACAAGGTTGGGTGAAAGTCAGGTCAATATTTATGCATGTCTAGCACTTTACCATAATAGACTTTGGGATTTTGATTCACAGTAAGTAAACAACAGCTGTACAAAAGAGGTTCTAACAAcatggaagagaaggagagcagCATGTGAGGAGTATTAGATTTCCTGCAATGACTGGACCATCCAACCACACAACATATTGCTTAACGTCGCGTAACAACGTGCTTGACCTAGTCCAAAAATAGCTGTCAATAGTGAGGATACTTCAAATGCTtcaatgtgttttcttctgaaAGTCAGAGCTCAGCATCCATGATTCATCTTAAACAGTCTTTTTACTCTCATTATCAACACTTAACTCACAAACATCGTTTTGCACGACATGATAATGTGCAACTAGATCTAACGCAATATTCAAGTTAATTTGAGATGTAGGTATGAGCTGTAAGACTTCAGTACTCAAGATGATTTACCATGAAAACTTTCACAAAGATGTCGTCGTCCAGCGTCAGTGACGGCACAGTCGTCCATCTGTCCTCAAAGGCTTCGTCTTTGAACAGTAACATGGACACAGAGAAGTTTCCATCCTCTGTGTTTAGAGTTATCGTtctatacaataaaataaaagaaagccACACATTAAAGACAAATAATGTTATGGTCAGATCAGGGGTCATTTAGGGTAAAAATAGCACTTGCCTGACATCCACTCGAATCATGTTTTCACCATTGGGTTGCTGGACCATGTAGTTGATGGGATAGCGGCACACAAACGTTATGTTGATGTAGTTTCTCGTTATGACATCTGAATCGTTGTTGTGTATGGTGTTGATGAACATGATGTGTGTATCGTCTGAGGCCTAAGGAGAGAACGAGAAAGACAAACGGGAAAAGAGTCAGTTTACATACAttgtaattattaaaaatgtgcaaaagtcttcagtctgtttttttaatgagacaaagaaaatctaaaacCTGAAGAAAACAATTTACGATCAGAGTAGGCAAATAATTCCTTTTCTACAGGATGTCCCTGGAGATTACctccagatttatttttcaattattaattaacTTTAGGTAACCTCTCTCCAAAGCTGCAACTTCAACGGCCTtcatcctctcacacacactgtaaatgtgaGCGATACTGttcaatattattttgttgGCAGGTGACGTCGGTGAAACCATAAAATGGAGACGGGTGAAAAGGTTGTGTCCAAGGTTTGTCTGGGCCCCTGCTGAGTGCAGACGGAGGATGGCCTCTGAGCAGGACGATCCGTCCCGTGCTCTAACGGTCGAGACATCTTTTACGACCTCTCGGTaaacacacaaccccccccaccacaatGAGCACCGGCAGTGACAGGTTTCTATGGCAGACCACAGGTCTTCATTACTTCATACTTCATGACAGGACCCCACTGGCACTTGCACTTTACACGCTCAGCCCTgtgtctcacaaacacagaactatCATTGAAACACGAGCAAGGACGCTGTCGCGTCTGACTGCGAAATGGCTTGACCTTTAATCCCAACAATTCAGTCAATTCTCCTCTGACGGCTGGGTTTAAAAGGTCCTACGGTCAAGGTGAAAGCATGATTGACACATGTGGCATTCCTCTCCTTTTTCGCAACACCCATCTAATCCGGAACAGGCATACTTTCCTCAGGCTCTGCGCAATAGCCTTGTAAAACTGCTGAGGTGGAGCACTGGGAGATTTTTTTCGCCCTCCTTGTGTTAACCTTTTGCTTGCTTTACAAGAACAACCTTTAATGCATTCCAAGCAAGAACTTCAGGGACACTTGTGTGCTGAAGTAGGGATTTAAACCTCTCCAAAGATCGAAACCATGAGAATGGCTGGATTAAAATAATCAAGCGGCTAGTTGGCCAGTGATTTATGGCCTTCCTATTCAGTGAACTTCAACAAATAATCAGCATTTCCATGTAAATCCTGATAATTTAGGACTACAAGGCCATTCAAGGTCCCAATGCTGCACTGAATAAGGTCCTGTGCTGTCACAGGGAAAGGGAACAACGCCACCCTTCTTTCTTGACATGAACGTCACTCCCCcgcttcttttctcttcactcCTCTCTGTCAGGGCTCAGACTTAGTATGAGCCTTTTCTCTGTCCATCTTATTATACATGCTATGAGCTCATTCCAAAGTACCCATCTGAACACAGAACAGAGGGTCTCAGTCCACATTTACGTCacagcagaaagaagaaaaaaaaggtgctgtgTCCGGTGCAGTTCCCACAACAACCGAAGACATCGTAAAATAGATAATTTATTATGATGGGGATTTTATGTTGTCAATAATAGAGATGCTAAGTGTAGTTTGTCTTCATGGTGGTTAAAGCGGATGTATTCTACCTTTGTTGGCGGTTGTTCGAAATGTCCGAGTTCACGTgcaacatttgatttgtttgtttttttaaggcccTTAAATCCAGCAGACATGGCcggcaaaaaaaagcaaatgtttttggCCAAAGATTGAAGGTCGTACCGTTATAGTCCCACAGTCCGAGAGATTCGTCTTTATGCTGAAAACATAGTCATCTCCGACCTCAACGCCACGGCACTCTGGATCATTCAAATGCAAATCCCAAACCTAAatagaggaaacacacacacaaaaaacaaatattcaattatttaacAAAATCACGCTGCAAATAATATAGGAAATCATCACTAGGTAATATCTACTTTTATGGCAAACACTTTTGAGTTTTGTCGGTGCTGACTCACATTAACTGGAGGCTCTttgttgaggaaaaaaacactgggaaTAACAACCTCCATATGATCGTTGGTGCAAATGACAGTTTCATTGAGCTCTGATGGAAAGAAGATTAAAAGGAGATTAAatctcacacaaaaacatttgtttcagatAATACGGAAAGGAATATATGTCTTTTTCGTAATCTACAATCCTCTCTTAGACTTAACATTCAGACAACGCAAATTACCGTGTGTATTATCACATATTTAATTGATATTTACTCtggtatttccattttctgctacTTATACTTTCACCTTATTAATTATTAAGGGGGAAACATTGCACCTTTCACAACACCACATTCATCCGAGAgttaaagttacattttttcaCGCACAACATAGAGATGAATTCTTTAGATACAGTTCATTCTTATACATTAAACAACCCAGTATTACACAGTGATTTGTTGAAGCTCCCGCAGCAAAATGCTGTTTATGCATTTATGCATGTGTAATGATGAtccaaaaacacattgaataatGACTCTTCAGGTTATTCTGCTACATATTGAGTACTTTCAATGTTTATACTTTACTTAACTTAACTATTATAGCTCATTAATTTTCTGatacttttgtaaaaaaataaaataaaaaactttgtTCTTGTACTTACCTGAGATTTTAAACGAGGACTCAAAttgtatttaagtatttttacAGTCTTCTGTTGCTACTTCTACCAAACTAAACGATCTGCATACTTTTGTGCCATGCAAGGGCAACTGGACTTGCTTGAGGTTCTTAATGACATTTCACCTTTTTACAGAACTAAAACCACAAGCAAGTCCAGCTGCCCTGGCATGGCACTTAGAAATACCATGGCCTGGACGACTGACAATCTTGacagaaatcacattttctgctgctgttgttaaagaaatacaaatatatatatatatatatatatatgtaagaataatatatatatctcttttTACTGCACTTGATTATATGGTCCTTTTATGAGAACATTTCAAAGCTCTTGGAGTCTGGGAAATTTGTTTTAAACCACCATTCAACTCTATAAAAACAGACTTAATAATAACTTATCAATGTAAGATGGTTTGTTTGACCCCTGACATTTCATCCCTGCCCGTGTGATGTGAGGAGTGagctcaccctcctcctcaggctCCAGATACACTGCCGAGATGACCATCCTCATGGTGAACAGTAACCAGGCAAAAACCAAACGGGCAGGTGCCATCTTCCAAGGAGTCTCCCTCTGGTTTCTCTTAGCTCAGCCACTCCACTGCCTCTTGGCCCTTTCCCCCGAAAATCTGTGAATCTTCTGGGTACTCGCTGTCACCACAAGACGTAGTACCCCTCTCTTACTTGGACCCTCGAAACACGGCTCTAATGAACTGGGAGCCTCCCTCTGGCCTTAAAACACCAGCTTGAATGATGTCCCCACCAACAATGAGATTCCGCACATGAATAGGGGGAACTGAGGGGAGTCCAAGGTAACACGTATGTTACCGCCCACTGCGGCGATGTCCTCTTAGTAAACATCTTACAACTGTTTCTTACTACAGGGGGGCAACAAGAAGTTTGGTTACCATGCAAGAGGGGAACAACAGCACTGGGCTGGCACCCTTTGTTGTCTACATCCTTTGTctggacattttaaaatctttactGGTGCGGGAATCCCGGTCAGTCAGGCGAAAAGAAACTCATTACGAGTCAAGGGCAATTCAGTGATGATGCCAAGGAcctgtgaatatgtgtgtaaGTATAAAataaggaagaaaaaggaaagattattttcatcacattaggaaaaaaacaactgtaagAAACAGCTATATATCTGTTAAACATGTCCAGACAATTTGTAAGTGGCAATATCAGAAAAAGACGAGACGACTGCCGCAACGGGACAAGAAAACGTCTTtgcattttgtgattttatGAGTTTAATTTACAAGATTAGTTTCCAAGACACTGAATCTTccactttttttgtcttgcaaaTAAGACAGGCTTGAGTGTCAGGCTGAACGGTCTGGCgttgttttaaaagacaaatggcCTAAAGAAGATTGTCTGGAACAAGAGAATCCTGCTACAATCTCTCACTTCTGCTCTAATTGTAAAGGAGTAAAAGTCCAACCAGCAGTCCAAGGTCAACGGCTTCCTTCCTGCCTCCATTTTTACTGCACAGAAATAAACCACAATAAATGCACATGACAAACTGAGCTGAGTGGTAACAGGGTGACAGTCTgccattcaaatatttttatttccagaaTGTTGTGACAATACCTCAACCACTGGTGTGATTTCAGCATCTGAATTTATCCATTTTTGTTCTGGTCTTGTCATACAGTGAAGTTCTTTAAAATGTACGGTTAAATTAGATTAACACAAACAACAATACTGTACAGTCCATTCAAATGTGAACATCAAATATGTACTTGTGCAGCTGAAGTAGCTGCCGAATCAGTTAAGTTACAACTAAGACAAGTGACCTTCTACGGAGACATACTCCGAGGAGATTTAAAATTCGATATTGAAAACAAGTAAGAAACACGTTTGAGTCAGTAGTCAGTGATGTTCTAAAATATCTTTTTGGAAATGCATTTCCAAAACTTcatgatacatatatataaaaaagtggAATGTACCAAATCAGGGTATTTTAATCCCCACCGTGTATAGAGGGAGCAGTCTTTTCAGTGTTTACACTCAATCCAGATGTTCAGCATCATCAGTTAACAGATCAGCGAGGTCAGCAACTGTCAGCACCGCAGCCTCCGAGTGCTTCATGGTTGTGCTGGTGTGActagaatgaaaaagaaaaaaaaaaatcatcggTACTTTGTGGTGCGTTCAacctttaaatttttttaatttccctctcAATTAATGGGGTTGATTACAGTTTCAGTTCACTACACACTGTGAACTCGTACCTTTTCTCTGCCGTCTTCAGCATTGCCTGCATTCTCTCTTCAATTGTGGATTTAATGAGGAATCTGTGAACAAACGTCGGCCTGGTggacagagaaaacagaaatgacactGAATGTAGAAAACAGTGGGTGGGTCATTTGACATTAAGTACACTTCTGAAGTGAAACCAGATAACAGCCACAGTGGATGGTCCCCCAAGTAAAGTTTACTATGTATCACTCACAAGGGACAAGGTGGGATTGaatctcttcatttattttaagcTAGAGGGTTATCTCCTAACATGATGGGACTTTAGGGTTTAcatactgttgtttttgttacacACATTACAGTTTAATCTGGCCTCTGTGCAAACCTGGACCTTTCAGGgttaatgaaataatttttaaaaaagtggaatTGAAGATGTAGACAGGTCCCTTTGTGGCATCTACACTGAAGTAAAGTCGTGGCTTTAGCAGTGGAGGTGGTAAAAGTGTTACTCATTTAACCTCATCAACacagagaaaatggaaattgtAAGACTCATTAGTTGCAGGTTGCACAAAGTCTAAGCCACCCATTTTGTTGCAACACCAACATTTGCAGGTCTAAACTACCGGAGAAGTTCCCCATGAAAAGTTTGCTGACGCACTTGACTCCCTGCTTCTTACTTGGTTTGGCCGATCCGGTGCACCCGGCCAATGGCCTGGAGCTCGTGAGCGGGGTTGAGGATGGGCTCGACCAGCAACACGTGAGTTGCTTCGATGATGTTCAGCCCGTTGGAGCCcgtgtggagggggaggagaagaatgtTGATCTTCTCTTCGTATTTGAAGGAGCACAGGTTCTCCTGTAACATTCAAGTCAATAATGGGATTGTTAGAATCACACCTCGAATCAAACCATagctgcagataaaaaaaaaaattgccccaTGAGGTTTACGATTATGCTGATTGAGTGACATTTTGTTGTGCtcaatgttcagtgttttccacTTATATTTTTCATCTTAGAAGAACTTATGAAACAAAACTAGGCTCATAGGCTGCCAAAACTCTCTCCATGAAATGTT
The Scophthalmus maximus strain ysfricsl-2021 chromosome 15, ASM2237912v1, whole genome shotgun sequence DNA segment above includes these coding regions:
- the si:dkeyp-110a12.4 gene encoding uromodulin, producing MAPARLVFAWLLFTMRMVISAVYLEPEEEELNETVICTNDHMEVVIPSVFFLNKEPPVNVWDLHLNDPECRGVEVGDDYVFSIKTNLSDCGTITASDDTHIMFINTIHNNDSDVITRNYINITFVCRYPINYMVQQPNGENMIRVDVRTITLNTEDGNFSVSMLLFKDEAFEDRWTTVPSLTLDDDIFVKVFMIPANLMLRIERCWATPTSDPYSNIQYTFIRDSCPVLSNEQTLSVLKNGQGPEAMFRIQMFKFVGSSYTNVFLHCNVQICHNAPGLCQPNCSVEDTLTRTRRDVPLSHTVSYGPIRRLLNDREKPNLNAGGVPPVETFVLGGLLVILLLITGVFGRLWLRSRRFYPAREAQLTLSNIHHISEVAS